AAACAGAAAAATTGTGAGCTAAACCCACAAAATTTGACTGACTGATTATTTTGACCTATAAAATTGCCATAAAAGGCTTGATGGACCCTGAAAACACTAATTCCTAGGGGAGTTTTGCAAAAGGCTCGATTTGTGATGAATTCAAACATCAAGGCTAGATAGCCAGTTGTAAAATCGGGCGTTACTTGAATAAGTTCAGGCCCTGTTCTAGAAACATGGAACGAATATCCTTCTCCTTTGATTCACTTCTGATAAAGACAACCCGATTGACTGATCTGTCAAGGAGCCTGGGCCCGTCAAACCGCTGGATATCGTAAGAATGTCCTACGTGGCTGTATAAGTAGGGGATTCTTTTGTCAAATATAAATCCTTTGGCTCGAACCACGTCTGAAGGAAGCCGGTCGGCAATTCGCCTAAACTCGGCTAGCCCACCTGAATCCCACCGGCAAGTAATAGAAATGAGATTTTCCGGAGGCGAGAGTTGAGCAAGTTGGTTCTCAAGAATTCTGTCGATTACTTTTTCGAGCGCCTCATCATTCAAAAACTCTGTTTCGGTCTCAGATTCCAAAGATGACCTCGAATTTATCATAGCGCCAAAGTCGACGAAATATTTCTGATCGAGCAGAGAAAAAGACGTTTCGACAAAAGTCGCGTTAGGATTATGTCGTCTAATCACTTCCTTTATCCGGACCAAGACCCTTTTATCAACCAGTTCGATCTTGTTGACAATAAATTTATCCGCAGCTTCTATCTGGTTTTCTATAGATGCAAATACGTTGTATTGTTCGAGGAAGTTGGCGGCGTCAATAATGCAGATTTTGTTTAGAGACGTGAACATCCCCTTGAATATCGGGTTGAAAACGTCTCTACTTATATCTGTAGGATTCGCCACTCCGCTGGCCTCGATTACCACAGCTTCCGGTTGAAGGACAAAGGCTATTCGGTAGAGCGCTTTTATGAAATCGCCTTTTACGCATGCGCAAAAGATAGATCCTTTACTAATTTCAAGCATTTCAAGTTCGGGATCTTCCACCAAAGCTCCGTCAATGCTTTCTTCCCCAAATTCATTTATCAATATCAGAAGTTTCAAGTCCCGAGGATGCTCTTTGAGCATGTGATTGAGGAAAGTTGTTTTCCCGCTACCCAAAAAACCGGAAATTAGGCAAACAGCTATTCCTGACTGATCCATTTGTGTTACCGGCGCAATATCTGATTGGTTCTGCGTAGACGTAACCTAGGCTAAAACTGTAGCGCCCAATCGTTGAAAATTATCTCACTAGGCAAGCAAGATCATGGAATAGCTATGGAAACAATCCTCAATTTTGCGGACAAGCCCAGTTGATTGTCCCAAATTTTTTAATGTCTGAAACACATCGATGGAGCAAGCCTCCAACGTAGGTCTTTTCTCATTCGGGAATTTGCACTGTTTTGGATATGCGCATTCCTTACAGAGCGCACAGGTGTCGGCAGGAAGGCCGAAAGCCTTATAATATCCCATCAAAAAAAGCTTTCGTTCGAGGGCCACAGTGGATTTCCATTGTTTTATCTGTTTCCGCCGCTTACTAGGTGAATTGCGATAGAAATGCTCGTTTGTGTCTTCGCTTACCAGGAGAAGCGCTAAATCGTATTCCGACAAAATTTCTCTGGTCATTTCGAGATTGGGCGCGGCGGGTGGGCAACACCAACTGGTGTTGTATTTGGCGCAGCCATAACGGCATTTCAGCCTCACCCAACGTCCAGTGACAATATTGGAGGTTTCCATAAGGTGAACCTCATGAAAGCCTAATTCTTTGGCTAACGTTTCTATTTGTCTAAAAGAATCCGGGGATATCATATTCGGAGAATGCTTACCTCGGACTTGGCGAACATCCCGCAAGTCTATCAAGTCTTCGATTCTAACGGCCATTGGGCGCCTCTTGGTTCATTGGATTCTCAACTAAAACTATTTCATACGGTTGGACATGATCTTGAACAGCCACCACTGTAAATGCGGAGCAGTCCAAACTCAAGATCTAATCTTCTGCGCACTCTTCGAACTGTATGGAAACAGGGCACGGAACATTCAAGCCCAACTCAACTTCGCAGGCCTTTATAATGGCCATGGCCGCCGGGCAGGCTGCGTGCGGCAATTTATCCCAAGCCAACTGGAACACCCTATTCTTCGCAGGGTTTGTGCTCATAAAGTCTACGATTCCAAATGGACCGTTTTCCTCCAGTATAAACCCAAGATCGTCTAAAGATTCACAGTCGGACTCTATCTGGATTCGCACAGTCCGTTTATTTTCTTTCTTGGCCTTAATACGACTGACAAATCCGCATGAACCGGCTTCGACTCTTATTACAGTCAAATTGTCCTCCGGAACGTCGAGAGTCTTAAACATGTGATTAATTGGGCGACCAGCAACGGCCGCCCAATTGATCGACTTATTTCTGATGAAGGATTTCCGGCGCTACGATGCCTTCCAGATGAGGAAACTGATCCTTCATATGAGGAATCTGCATAGATTCCATAAATTGTTGTTGGAAGTCTTCTTCTACCGTGAGTTCTATATACTCTACATTCCGTGAAACCCAATTTGCTTCGGTTCTTTTCTCCCGGTTTAACAGGGCGGCTCTTGCGCCATCGCCCGCTGCGTTGCCTACGGCCAAAACATTTTCCAGGTCACAGTCAGGAAAGAGCCCCATTATTAAGGCCTTGGTCTTGTCTACGTGGGTCCCGAATGCGCCCGCTATTTTTATGGTGTCAACCTGGGTGAGGCCCATTCGCCTCATCATCAGTTTGCATCCTGTGTAAAGGGCTCCTTTACCCAATTGTATCTGTCGAATGTCCTTTTGGGTTATAACGACGTCCTTACCTATAGATGTCTCATTGGCCCAAGCTATTACGAATTCTGGCTGCTTTGTGTCCGGGTTAACCCTGTAGCGATCGGATTTTTGGCTCTTGTTGAACCTGCCGCTCTTGACGATTACACCCGCAGAATAAAGCTCCGCAAGAACATCGAGGATCCCTGACCCGCAGATGCCCTTTGTTTTCATTTCTTCGGGTTTGGAATAGTTTTTCCAGGCGTCTCTTCCTATGACCTTATAATCGACTTCATGAGTCTCGGGGCTGATAGTTATTCGTTCTATTGCCCCAGGAGCGGCTCGCATGCCGTAACTCAACTGCGCCCCTTCCAGAGCCGGCCCAGTCGCGCATGAACATGAAATCAATTTTTTGTTGTTTCCAAGAACTAGTTCACCATTTGTGCCTATATCAATGAGAAGTTGTACCTGATCATGCTTATAAGGCTCTTCCGCAATCAGAACCCCGACGTTATCGGCCCCGACAAAACCAGCCTCATTAGGCAAAATGTGTACATAGGCCGACTCATTTAACTTGATTCCAAGATCTCGCGCATGAATGTCAAGGCTTCTGTGAATAACCGGAGGGAATGGCGCCAACCCCACAAATTCAGGATCCAGTTTAAGCAGGATGTGATGCATCGCCGTGTTGCAGACAATTGTCATATCAACTATATCGTTAGGTTTGAGATTAAGGTACTTTTTGTTTTCGTTCTCCGCTGCCTCGGTTACATCCGGCGCTTCTATTATTTCATCATCTTCAGATTTTTTCTTTTTTCTCTTTTTTGGAGGATGTGTGGAATCACATGCTTCAACAACCAGCTTGTTTAACCCTTCTATGAGATCGTTGCTCATGGTCTCAAGGCCCTTGGGGTTCATCATGTGGTAGGTGATGCGAGCCATTACGTCCTCGCCGTACTTACACTGTGGGTTCATCATCGACACAGTCTTGATGACTTCCATGGTCCGTAGATTGCACAAATAGGCCGCCACAGTCGTGGTGCCGACATCTATGGCTATTCCGTAGCAATCATCCATCTTACCGGGCAGAATCCTCACAATTTCTTTATCCATCCAAACGGCTACGGTGACTCCCCAATTGCCATCTCTCTGCCTTCGGGGAAGCTTTCTCAAGGAGTACCAATCGATACTCAGGTTTTTTAGACCGTAGTTTCGCTCAAGTTCAGCGCAAATCCGTTCGAAATCTCCTGCGGGTTCTTCAAACGTTGGAGGCACTACCTGGACATGATATTGTTTTACAGCGGGATTCCAATCTATGTGGATATCTCTCGCCGCTTTGCTGACTATTTGCTTCCCGGCTCGGGCTTCCTCAGGCACAAATACCAACAAATCGCCCTGTACTTTGGCTACACAGGCTAAACGGTAACCTTCCTTTTTTTGAGTGGGAGTGAAAAACTTGCTTTCTTCTTCCTGCCACTCACTCGCGTGTGATTTGTTGGACGTAATGCCGAATTTCTCAAAGAAACCTTCTTCTATTCTTACCTTACATTTTCCGCAGACTTTCTTTTCCCCGCACAGGGCTTCAATATCGACGCCCAACTGGCGAGAAGCTTCAATAAGATTGGTTCCTTCGTCTACCAACCCTCGGCGCGCCGAAGGCTGGAAGATCACCATGTGCTGCTTGTTGTCCATTAAACAATTCCCCTTTTATTCCTGAAGGTCGTCTGGGCGCAATACTCCGTTGACCACTACATGGATAGTCCGCCGGGTTTATTCCCGCGTGGCTTGTGCTGGTGTCTATTTTAAGATAGGGACCTTAGATAACCCATCCCGGATTGTTTAGTCGCTGCCAACAGCCACAATTTTCAAAAATAATCCTGTTTTCAAAGACACTTTTCCGTCACAAGCACATGGAACCTGGGTTCGATCAGCGTCACGTTGATTAGAAAATGAGCGACTGATGACGCTGATTCGGTAGCTATACGGCAAACGTACGTACAATCTAACAATCCCTAACTGGGAAACTTGGTGGTTATGCTCTAATCCCCTATTCCTTTAATTTACGGAGCTGTCCAATCATCTTTATAGCTTCCTGAACAGCGTTGCCTGCACTTTCGGCGTAACCATCGGCTCCAAAAAGGTTAGCGACGTCTTTCGTGACTGGAGCGCCCCCAAGCATGATAGCCACATCCGGGTTTTTCTCCTTGATCATCGCTATGACTTTCTTCATACCCATCATGGTGGTGGTCATCATTGCGGATAAAGCCACAATTTCAGAATCGGTGCGCAACTGCTCCTCAGCGAATTTCTCTAGAGGCACATCCCTGCCAAGATCATGGACAGTGAAGCCAGCCACATCGAACATCATTTTGATGAGGTTCTTGCCTATATCATGCACGTCGCCCTGGACGGTTCCGATAACAACCTGTCCCTTAACTCCGGTAGAATCGCTTATCTTCATGTGAGGCTTAAGTATGTCTAGTCCTACATAAAGGGCGTCAGCGCACATGAGAATTTCCGGGACGAAATATTCCTGGCGATCATAAAGATCGCCCACGATCTCCATGCCTGCCGCCAAGCCATTCATAATTGCGTCGTAGGCATCGAGTCCTTCGTCAAGAGCCATGTTAGAGTATTCTTTAACTCGGTCTTCCTCGTACTCCACCACTCCTTCAGAGAGATTCTTCAGAATTTCTGCGCGTCTTTCTTCTGAGACCATTTACTTTCCTCCATCGATTGATTTGTAGTCGTTTATATTCTTCCCACCGCTGGAGAAGGTTGCCCACCAAACTCTCTAACGGTTTTTACCCATGCTTCGACATTTTCTGCTTTTACATCCGGCCATATATCGCAACCGGGCCAAACAGCGTCTACACCCGCATCTATGCAGCCTTTGATAATAGCCGGCACTTCGGAGGCGTCTTTTTGACAAAGGGTTCCGTATGGATCAAAGTTGCCCAGCAATAGAATATCGTTGCCAATCTTCTTTCTCGTCTCAACCAGATTATTCTTCTGGTCAAAGCTAAGAGCGTCCGCCCCGCAGTCATTCATCATTTCAACTATCAAATCGGTCCCACCGCAAATATGGAGAATCTTGGGGGATTCGAGAGCCTCAAAAATCTCTCGTAGATACGGTTGAATGAGTTGTTTCCACATTCGGGGAGATAGGAGATCGGTTCCAGAACCCATTTCACGTATAGTCATGTAATCAACGCCCAGATCCTGGTAGCGCTTCGCCACATCGATGACCACTGCGGTCATTTTCTTCATGAATGCGTTGACCTTTTCGGCCTCTTTTTTAATTCCCTTCAGAAGGAGATCAAGTTCTATGACCTGCCCACCTAAAGTGAAAGGCCCGAGCACCCAGCCGCCCACGCCATATTTCCCTTCGGAAATGAGCTTCTTGAGCGCTTCCTCGACCACGGGCATTCTCGCCTTGGATACCCAATCAGGATTGATGTCGACACTATCGAGTTGGTCCCACTTGGAAGGCACTGTGGGGTAAAGGATTCCCTCAGCGTTCGCATATGTGCTACAGCCACGGCCCATGGCTTCAGGAATTGTGCACATGTCATACGGTACGATGACAGAATCAAATCCAAAAATTTCGGCGCTCATTGTAGCTGAGTTAGCCAAGTATTCCGAGGATCCATGCACTTCAGCAAAACGGATTCCCATTTTGTCAATAGCCTGAACGGTTACCATCCCCATCCCGCTAAAAATGGGCATGGTGTCTACAGGCTCTTTTTTCATAAACTTTTTTACCCGTTCTTTGGGGGTCATTGCTGCCATCTATTAATTCCTCTCTTTTTTCGACTTGAAAATTTTACAGGGGCGCTTCTTACATTGTTCTGAATACCTTCTTGCGCTTACATGCCTTTCAGTTGCTCTATAAATTCCGGGAAGAGTTTCTTCAGCGGATGATTATCCAGTTCCGGCAGTTTTTTGGTTTCTCCATATACCAATGTAGCGAGGAACGAGTCCGCCATGGCCACTGCGGGAAAAATCCTGTCTGATCCTGCCATTGGACCGGAAAAGATCATGTCGTGATAGAAGCATGAGGATAGGGCTTCCAGAGCGGCATCCGCGCCGGCCCACCCTTTTTGACCCCACATCTCTCGAGCTGCTTTCCACATGTATGAGCCGTTCGAAGGAGCGCTCGCGCAAGGAAAGCCCCATTTTTCTTTAATGAGCTTGTTGGACAGGGAACATAAAGCCGTTGCAGGGCCATTCATGACGGAAGTGTCTACAAAAAGGCTGTCGAATTTGGCTCCAACCTTGTCAATTGCGTCCAGGAGTTTTTGGGTTCCACTAATTCTGCCTGTGGGCATCTGGTCAGCAGGATCAAAGGCTACCAACAGCACATGTTTAACACCTATGGCCATGATTTCCTTGATTTCGGTCTCCACATCTTTTTCCCAGACAGTAAGGCTATTATAGAACATTCGATCCAGTAGACCTTTTTCAGCGCAATAAGCTGCAGCCTCGAGTTTTGGCTTCATGACCCAGGCGTCTACACAAAAGGGCATGCACGTAACCTCGGTATAGAAGTCTATGTATGTCTTAAATTCTTCCCCCTTTGTTCCAACGATATCAGCCATGTATGGAATGCCAGTCTCCATGCAGAGCTTGTCACACATTTTCACGAGTTCAGTGGCGCGTTCTCGGTCAAATCCCTCTTTTCGCTTTCCCTCGAAAACCTTGTCTCCCTTTTGAAAGATTGAGGGAACAATGACCGTAGGGTATTGACCGGGCTTGCCTCCGAATTTAACTCCTCCGACCTCGCACACTTTCTGCTCGGTCTGAAAACTAAACATAGCAATCCTCCTGAGGACAGACGGCTTTGATTAAACAACCGTCTTTTTTTGTGGTAGCTAATTCTGGGTTGGACGCGTGAGTCCGCTTATTGTGCAGAATCTTCTCATTGAGGATTTGTCCACTCAAGTAAGAAGAGGCTTTCAAGTCGGATTTCTCGACAATATTGGCGCTTTTTGGCAGTAAACGAATTTCATCCTCCTTTTTTCCAGTTTTTGGTATTGAATCACATGATACGAGTCGAACTTTGAGGTCAACATCTTAACCTTTGTTGTAAATATCTATTTTTATTTACTCCCATCCTGCTTCTTGACGATATGGTGCGGGTATTTTGCGTAATACGTGTTGTAAAACTCTATGGCCTCAATAACTTGATCGATGTGCTCCCTGGGAACGTCATACGGAATGTCACAGCCTGGGGCTAAGACAAACCCAGTGCTACCCCCCGCCGCTAATGCAACCAATG
This window of the Desulfomonilaceae bacterium genome carries:
- a CDS encoding ASKHA domain-containing protein, with protein sequence MDNKQHMVIFQPSARRGLVDEGTNLIEASRQLGVDIEALCGEKKVCGKCKVRIEEGFFEKFGITSNKSHASEWQEEESKFFTPTQKKEGYRLACVAKVQGDLLVFVPEEARAGKQIVSKAARDIHIDWNPAVKQYHVQVVPPTFEEPAGDFERICAELERNYGLKNLSIDWYSLRKLPRRQRDGNWGVTVAVWMDKEIVRILPGKMDDCYGIAIDVGTTTVAAYLCNLRTMEVIKTVSMMNPQCKYGEDVMARITYHMMNPKGLETMSNDLIEGLNKLVVEACDSTHPPKKRKKKKSEDDEIIEAPDVTEAAENENKKYLNLKPNDIVDMTIVCNTAMHHILLKLDPEFVGLAPFPPVIHRSLDIHARDLGIKLNESAYVHILPNEAGFVGADNVGVLIAEEPYKHDQVQLLIDIGTNGELVLGNNKKLISCSCATGPALEGAQLSYGMRAAPGAIERITISPETHEVDYKVIGRDAWKNYSKPEEMKTKGICGSGILDVLAELYSAGVIVKSGRFNKSQKSDRYRVNPDTKQPEFVIAWANETSIGKDVVITQKDIRQIQLGKGALYTGCKLMMRRMGLTQVDTIKIAGAFGTHVDKTKALIMGLFPDCDLENVLAVGNAAGDGARAALLNREKRTEANWVSRNVEYIELTVEEDFQQQFMESMQIPHMKDQFPHLEGIVAPEILHQK
- a CDS encoding tetrahydromethanopterin S-methyltransferase subunit H; translated protein: MFSFQTEQKVCEVGGVKFGGKPGQYPTVIVPSIFQKGDKVFEGKRKEGFDRERATELVKMCDKLCMETGIPYMADIVGTKGEEFKTYIDFYTEVTCMPFCVDAWVMKPKLEAAAYCAEKGLLDRMFYNSLTVWEKDVETEIKEIMAIGVKHVLLVAFDPADQMPTGRISGTQKLLDAIDKVGAKFDSLFVDTSVMNGPATALCSLSNKLIKEKWGFPCASAPSNGSYMWKAAREMWGQKGWAGADAALEALSSCFYHDMIFSGPMAGSDRIFPAVAMADSFLATLVYGETKKLPELDNHPLKKLFPEFIEQLKGM
- a CDS encoding DUF2284 domain-containing protein, giving the protein MAVRIEDLIDLRDVRQVRGKHSPNMISPDSFRQIETLAKELGFHEVHLMETSNIVTGRWVRLKCRYGCAKYNTSWCCPPAAPNLEMTREILSEYDLALLLVSEDTNEHFYRNSPSKRRKQIKQWKSTVALERKLFLMGYYKAFGLPADTCALCKECAYPKQCKFPNEKRPTLEACSIDVFQTLKNLGQSTGLVRKIEDCFHSYSMILLA
- a CDS encoding uroporphyrinogen decarboxylase family protein — protein: MAAMTPKERVKKFMKKEPVDTMPIFSGMGMVTVQAIDKMGIRFAEVHGSSEYLANSATMSAEIFGFDSVIVPYDMCTIPEAMGRGCSTYANAEGILYPTVPSKWDQLDSVDINPDWVSKARMPVVEEALKKLISEGKYGVGGWVLGPFTLGGQVIELDLLLKGIKKEAEKVNAFMKKMTAVVIDVAKRYQDLGVDYMTIREMGSGTDLLSPRMWKQLIQPYLREIFEALESPKILHICGGTDLIVEMMNDCGADALSFDQKNNLVETRKKIGNDILLLGNFDPYGTLCQKDASEVPAIIKGCIDAGVDAVWPGCDIWPDVKAENVEAWVKTVREFGGQPSPAVGRI
- a CDS encoding GTP-binding protein → MDQSGIAVCLISGFLGSGKTTFLNHMLKEHPRDLKLLILINEFGEESIDGALVEDPELEMLEISKGSIFCACVKGDFIKALYRIAFVLQPEAVVIEASGVANPTDISRDVFNPIFKGMFTSLNKICIIDAANFLEQYNVFASIENQIEAADKFIVNKIELVDKRVLVRIKEVIRRHNPNATFVETSFSLLDQKYFVDFGAMINSRSSLESETETEFLNDEALEKVIDRILENQLAQLSPPENLISITCRWDSGGLAEFRRIADRLPSDVVRAKGFIFDKRIPYLYSHVGHSYDIQRFDGPRLLDRSVNRVVFIRSESKEKDIRSMFLEQGLNLFK
- a CDS encoding cobalamin-dependent protein (Presence of a B(12) (cobalamin)-binding domain implies dependence on cobalamin itself, in one of its several forms, or in some unusual lineages, dependence on a cobalamin-like analog.); the encoded protein is MVSEERRAEILKNLSEGVVEYEEDRVKEYSNMALDEGLDAYDAIMNGLAAGMEIVGDLYDRQEYFVPEILMCADALYVGLDILKPHMKISDSTGVKGQVVIGTVQGDVHDIGKNLIKMMFDVAGFTVHDLGRDVPLEKFAEEQLRTDSEIVALSAMMTTTMMGMKKVIAMIKEKNPDVAIMLGGAPVTKDVANLFGADGYAESAGNAVQEAIKMIGQLRKLKE